In one Campylobacter insulaenigrae NCTC 12927 genomic region, the following are encoded:
- a CDS encoding aerobic ribonucleoside-diphosphate reductase Ia, B2 protein subunit NrdB, with protein MNRKRIYNPQSNESLNDRKVFNGNPHGILNFTKAKYTWALKLWDLMEANTWFPKEVDTTKDALDYRCNLTSAEKRMYDLVWSQLISMDSFQTNNLADNINPYITAPEINAVLARQAYEEANHSKSYAVMVEAICENTDLIYEMEKHDETLREKNDFISSIYEELAGEVNDDKLLLAMVANQILEGVYFYSGFTAIYALARAGKMLGSAQMIRFIQRDEITHLLLFQNMINSVRKERPDLFHEANINKIYDMFKKAGELEIKWGKYITQNQIMGFTDDIIEEYIHYLVDQRLIAINLDKIYNAQHPIKWVDDFSKFNDQKSNFFESKVTNYSKGSLSFDDF; from the coding sequence ATGAATAGAAAAAGAATTTATAACCCTCAATCAAATGAAAGTTTAAACGACAGAAAAGTATTTAATGGAAATCCCCATGGGATTTTAAATTTCACTAAGGCAAAATACACTTGGGCTTTAAAACTTTGGGATTTAATGGAAGCTAATACATGGTTTCCAAAAGAAGTAGATACCACCAAAGATGCCCTTGATTATCGCTGTAATCTTACATCAGCTGAAAAAAGAATGTATGATTTAGTATGGTCACAACTTATTTCTATGGATAGTTTTCAAACTAATAATTTAGCAGACAACATCAACCCTTATATCACCGCACCTGAAATTAATGCTGTTTTAGCACGACAAGCTTATGAAGAAGCAAATCATTCAAAATCGTATGCAGTAATGGTTGAAGCCATTTGCGAAAATACTGATTTAATCTATGAAATGGAAAAACATGATGAAACCTTGCGAGAAAAAAATGATTTTATTTCTAGTATTTATGAAGAATTAGCTGGAGAAGTAAATGATGATAAGCTTTTACTAGCTATGGTAGCAAATCAAATTTTAGAAGGGGTATATTTTTATAGTGGTTTTACTGCGATTTATGCCCTTGCTCGTGCGGGAAAAATGCTAGGTTCAGCACAAATGATACGATTTATTCAAAGAGATGAAATAACCCATTTGCTACTTTTTCAAAATATGATTAATTCGGTTCGTAAAGAAAGACCTGATTTATTTCACGAAGCAAATATAAATAAAATATACGATATGTTTAAAAAAGCTGGAGAGCTTGAAATCAAATGGGGTAAATATATCACACAAAATCAGATTATGGGCTTTACAGATGATATCATAGAAGAATACATTCATTATCTTGTAGATCAAAGACTTATAGCTATTAATTTAGATAAAATTTACAATGCACAACATCCTATTAAATGGGTAGACGATTTTTCTAAATTTAACGACCAAAAAAGCAATTTCTTCGAGAGTAAAGTAACAAATTACTCAAAAGGAAGTTTAAGTTTTGATGACTTTTAG
- a CDS encoding flagellar hook assembly protein FlgD, producing MQNINTQNTQSPFVFSSRDLKNTRDIPQENKESDKNVEISPRANTRDFNNTENTPQVDNGINKNDGIISNPKAELDKDAFLKLLLIELQHQDPTDPMDTEKMLTQTAQLSALEMQDNTNKTMTQLVNAMTKLQNSIAASTGMSALAAVGKLATVKDNYLMVADDDIQFQINMYLPEEPQKGKQTNIESKDFELKKNGEDKLDISGKVDKEIAKPGDTIHIKLKDDKDQEETLQAVVGEDQTFKILGYKPTVDIKTAKINSAYKSDSAPVTFTVYNEAGDPVRTINVKDMSAGMKQIIWDRTNDSGTPVPSGKYYVKASYTGESGKVVNSTYGAYPITGVKFEKGEALVGMGGSWVKWEDLKEITG from the coding sequence ATGCAAAATATAAACACACAAAACACTCAAAGTCCTTTCGTTTTCAGCTCAAGAGATCTTAAAAATACAAGAGACATCCCTCAAGAAAATAAAGAAAGTGATAAAAATGTAGAAATTTCTCCTAGAGCAAACACTAGAGATTTTAATAACACAGAAAATACTCCTCAAGTAGATAATGGAATTAATAAAAACGATGGTATTATCAGCAATCCAAAAGCAGAGCTTGATAAAGATGCTTTTTTAAAATTACTTTTAATTGAACTTCAACATCAAGATCCTACAGACCCTATGGACACAGAAAAAATGCTTACTCAAACAGCACAGCTTTCTGCACTTGAAATGCAAGATAACACCAATAAGACCATGACTCAACTTGTAAATGCTATGACAAAATTACAAAATTCCATAGCAGCTAGTACAGGTATGAGTGCTTTAGCAGCAGTTGGAAAACTTGCAACGGTTAAAGATAATTATCTAATGGTAGCAGATGATGATATACAATTTCAAATTAATATGTATTTACCTGAAGAACCTCAAAAAGGAAAACAAACCAACATAGAATCAAAAGATTTTGAACTTAAGAAAAATGGTGAAGATAAATTAGATATAAGTGGTAAAGTTGATAAAGAAATAGCAAAACCTGGAGATACTATTCATATAAAATTAAAAGATGATAAAGATCAAGAAGAAACCCTTCAAGCTGTAGTAGGAGAAGATCAAACATTTAAAATACTAGGATACAAACCAACCGTAGATATTAAAACAGCTAAAATAAATTCAGCCTATAAATCAGATAGTGCTCCTGTAACATTCACAGTCTATAATGAAGCTGGAGATCCTGTGAGAACTATAAATGTTAAAGATATGAGTGCAGGTATGAAACAAATTATTTGGGATAGAACCAATGATAGCGGAACACCTGTTCCTTCTGGAAAATACTATGTCAAAGCAAGCTATACAGGAGAATCTGGAAAAGTTGTTAATTCAACTTATGGAGCTTATCCTATAACAGGTGTTAAATTTGAAAAAGGTGAAGCCTTAGTTGGAATGGGCGGAAGCTGGGTTAAATGGGAAGACCTTAAAGAAATTACAGGATAA
- a CDS encoding disulfide bond formation protein B, producing the protein MCDINKTKFFYFLMCLAGFLIILLPVGIANLIFGYVLADSPCTSCWGQRESMVFIGVAALFIVRYGVKGKFLAFLLIATAFGLWQSFNHIAGHAHRDLDQGFGLPIFGLHTYFWAEVVFWAVVLLLGVIFAFAPKFGSFEKEMEGSSFRQLTKFNLIAMSITALIIASNVFQAFVSTGIPPYSGQGDPVRFSLNPKYIIWDDSGWNKRWNGISFLGKRDVKEPDFAFAPASDKLGIKFDNNISNSPFTHIDENLKIINEMKIDIAKPLNTLDYINGEYVASSKYDVYFLDNSFKIKEDFILDPYFSATINPIVGIIPYLDDKYILMGSNKTFLRFGKNPNADDALQYADFMKGSDKFEGQGKDLGRGRIDTIRAKFNHIASTATDNDFMYVATTPNNKDMKTFVISKISLADRVLSAEFTPKAKLKENKTLGDLYITSMTYKDGKLYALSKNHNVIAVIDLDKEEIVKTISFPENITNARSLFFKNGKINILSYQDNANILYALD; encoded by the coding sequence ATGTGTGATATTAATAAAACTAAATTCTTTTATTTTTTAATGTGTCTAGCAGGGTTTTTAATTATTTTATTACCTGTAGGTATAGCAAATTTAATATTTGGCTATGTATTGGCTGATAGTCCTTGCACATCTTGTTGGGGACAAAGAGAATCTATGGTTTTCATTGGTGTGGCCGCTTTATTTATAGTTCGCTATGGTGTTAAAGGTAAATTTTTAGCTTTTCTTTTAATAGCAACGGCTTTTGGATTATGGCAATCATTCAATCACATTGCAGGTCATGCTCATCGTGATCTTGATCAAGGTTTTGGCTTACCTATTTTTGGCTTACACACTTATTTTTGGGCTGAAGTAGTTTTTTGGGCAGTAGTGTTGTTATTAGGTGTAATTTTTGCATTTGCTCCTAAGTTTGGTTCATTTGAAAAAGAAATGGAAGGATCAAGCTTTAGACAACTCACCAAATTTAATTTAATAGCAATGAGCATAACAGCTCTTATTATAGCTTCTAATGTATTTCAAGCTTTTGTAAGTACAGGTATCCCTCCATATAGTGGACAAGGTGATCCAGTGCGTTTTAGTTTAAATCCAAAATACATAATCTGGGATGATTCTGGATGGAATAAAAGATGGAATGGTATATCTTTCTTAGGTAAGCGTGATGTTAAAGAACCTGATTTTGCATTTGCACCAGCAAGTGATAAACTTGGCATCAAATTCGATAATAATATTAGCAATAGTCCATTTACACATATTGATGAAAATTTAAAAATTATTAATGAAATGAAAATTGACATTGCAAAACCTCTTAATACGCTTGATTATATTAATGGAGAATATGTAGCAAGCTCAAAATATGACGTATATTTTCTAGACAATAGCTTCAAAATTAAAGAAGATTTTATTTTAGATCCATATTTTTCTGCTACTATTAATCCAATAGTTGGAATTATTCCTTATTTAGATGATAAGTATATCTTAATGGGCTCAAACAAAACATTTTTAAGATTTGGTAAAAATCCAAATGCAGATGATGCTTTACAATATGCTGATTTTATGAAAGGTTCAGATAAATTTGAAGGACAAGGAAAAGATTTGGGTCGTGGAAGAATTGATACTATAAGAGCTAAATTCAATCACATTGCAAGCACTGCAACTGATAATGATTTTATGTATGTTGCAACTACTCCAAATAATAAAGATATGAAAACTTTTGTTATTTCTAAAATTTCATTAGCCGACAGAGTACTTTCAGCTGAATTTACACCGAAAGCAAAATTAAAAGAAAATAAAACTCTAGGTGATCTTTATATTACTTCTATGACTTATAAAGATGGCAAGCTTTATGCATTAAGTAAAAATCACAATGTTATTGCGGTAATAGACTTAGATAAAGAAGAAATTGTAAAAACTATTTCTTTCCCTGAAAACATTACCAATGCAAGAAGCTTATTCTTTAAAAATGGAAAAATCAACATTCTTTCTTATCAAGATAATGCAAATATTCTTTACGCACTTGATTAA
- a CDS encoding protein-L-isoaspartate(D-aspartate) O-methyltransferase, giving the protein MFEQKQCQTMAEEIKKNTFINEELFKAFCSTPREIFSPLKTHAYRLDALPLMGNQWISSPLTVAKMTMALDFKDADSILEIGCGSGYQAAILSKLIRRVFTIERIEKLAIGAMEKFKTLNYSNIHVKFDDGQNGWKNYAPYDRILLSAYIEQIPNILFDQLEENGILVAPLLIGNQQFITKFIKKNNEITKEILEECLFVPIKNGKE; this is encoded by the coding sequence ATATTTGAGCAAAAGCAATGTCAAACTATGGCAGAAGAAATAAAAAAAAATACCTTTATAAATGAAGAATTATTTAAAGCATTTTGTTCTACTCCAAGAGAAATCTTTTCACCTTTAAAAACTCATGCTTATAGACTTGATGCACTTCCTTTAATGGGAAATCAATGGATAAGCTCTCCATTAACCGTAGCAAAAATGACAATGGCACTTGATTTTAAAGATGCTGATAGCATCTTAGAAATAGGATGTGGTAGCGGGTATCAAGCAGCCATTTTGAGTAAACTTATAAGAAGAGTTTTTACAATAGAACGCATAGAAAAATTGGCAATTGGTGCTATGGAAAAATTCAAAACCTTAAATTATTCAAACATACATGTGAAATTTGATGATGGTCAAAATGGATGGAAAAACTATGCTCCATATGATAGAATCTTACTCTCTGCTTATATAGAACAAATACCAAATATTTTATTTGATCAACTAGAAGAAAATGGAATTTTAGTCGCACCTTTATTAATAGGAAATCAACAATTTATCACAAAATTTATTAAAAAAAATAATGAAATTACCAAAGAAATTTTAGAAGAATGTCTTTTTGTTCCTATTAAAAATGGTAAAGAATAA
- a CDS encoding flagellar hook protein FlgE: MFTALYNGVNGVKSQSYSIDNTAHNISNVNTVGFKYSEVGFKDVFYSTMTTQSYNKGQAGYGTSVGSINDTFEQGPLMSTDNEFDVAIAGKGFFGVSNGNGVYYTRNGAFKPDANGNLVDSNGNYVLGTMNPSLQEIPLSERVSNMFGQQLGQKVTTALTGKPGVNFQMGGVGAQGPISVPKNLYLPPQATQNITWSGNLDTSTKTEAVNIDLDVQKFTFAKNADGTFNISGSVKDEQIFGLKPGTMIYFNITDEKGITQTLQATLNDDLSFNLENQKLEKIDPQSAKLESSHLSMEKELADSSELSAKLINPDGSINWVKVKLDRVLPQNGTNLEYKAVAQVYDNNNNKIGGTTEGLITFNESGALVANTLTSVDNNGTKVNINLGSFYDPKIPNSGYDGLHALSNKQSSVHTKTDGLGEGFLNNYAINTDGTIVATFTNGDQIPMAKLALFNFINEQGLEKLGENLYGQTSNSGEPTFLLSNNGTFSTANFKGSYLEQSNVDLAIEFTNLITLQKAYDSSSKSISTADQMIQKAINMKR, translated from the coding sequence ATGTTTACAGCACTTTATAATGGAGTAAATGGGGTAAAATCTCAAAGCTATAGCATTGATAATACAGCTCATAATATTTCTAACGTAAATACAGTCGGATTTAAATACTCTGAAGTTGGATTTAAAGATGTGTTTTATAGCACAATGACGACACAATCTTATAATAAAGGTCAAGCAGGTTATGGAACTTCAGTTGGTTCTATAAATGATACATTTGAACAAGGACCTTTGATGTCAACTGATAATGAATTTGATGTAGCTATTGCTGGAAAAGGGTTTTTTGGAGTATCTAATGGCAATGGTGTATATTACACCAGAAATGGAGCTTTTAAACCTGATGCCAATGGAAATTTAGTAGACTCAAATGGAAATTATGTTCTTGGAACGATGAATCCATCATTGCAAGAAATACCATTAAGCGAAAGAGTTTCAAATATGTTTGGACAACAACTTGGTCAAAAGGTAACAACAGCTCTTACAGGAAAACCAGGAGTAAATTTTCAAATGGGTGGAGTTGGAGCACAAGGTCCTATTTCTGTTCCTAAAAATCTTTATTTACCCCCACAAGCAACTCAAAATATCACTTGGAGTGGTAATTTAGACACAAGTACTAAAACAGAAGCTGTTAATATTGATCTTGATGTGCAAAAATTTACTTTTGCTAAAAATGCCGATGGGACTTTTAATATATCAGGAAGTGTTAAAGACGAACAAATATTTGGTTTAAAACCTGGAACTATGATTTATTTTAATATTACAGATGAAAAAGGTATTACTCAAACACTTCAAGCTACATTAAATGATGATCTATCTTTTAATCTTGAAAACCAAAAATTAGAAAAAATTGATCCACAAAGTGCTAAATTAGAATCATCTCATTTAAGTATGGAAAAAGAGCTTGCTGATAGTTCAGAATTATCTGCAAAACTCATCAACCCTGATGGTTCTATTAATTGGGTAAAAGTTAAACTTGACAGAGTTTTACCTCAAAATGGCACAAACTTAGAATACAAAGCCGTTGCACAAGTATATGATAATAACAATAACAAAATCGGAGGTACAACCGAAGGGTTAATCACTTTTAATGAATCAGGTGCATTGGTAGCAAACACCTTAACTTCAGTTGACAATAATGGAACTAAAGTTAATATTAATCTTGGATCTTTTTATGATCCAAAAATTCCAAATTCAGGATATGATGGATTACATGCTTTAAGCAATAAACAATCTTCTGTACATACGAAAACAGATGGACTTGGAGAAGGTTTTTTAAACAATTATGCTATCAACACAGATGGAACCATAGTAGCTACATTTACCAATGGTGATCAAATTCCTATGGCTAAACTTGCCTTGTTTAATTTTATCAACGAACAAGGTTTAGAAAAACTTGGTGAAAATTTATACGGACAAACTAGCAATAGTGGAGAACCAACATTTTTGCTAAGCAATAACGGAACATTTAGTACAGCAAATTTTAAAGGTTCTTATTTAGAACAATCCAATGTGGATTTGGCGATAGAATTTACTAATTTAATAACTCTACAAAAAGCATATGATTCAAGTAGTAAAAGCATTAGTACAGCTGATCAAATGATTCAAAAAGCTATCAATATGAAACGTTAA
- a CDS encoding flagellar hook-length control protein FliK — translation MSNIHTGEALNILSLSPKNKNTSKDTESNDKEGFLESLIQAIDGKDLNNYKTSNSKKSHINKNSTSSSENKMLDEKGATKLFENANFMQILSLLEMLQSNSKDIKLNKLIKNNTAILNVEKNIHKLKNIKNINELLNIAKDLGLNVKNIKFEQIQDLKKYFPNLDKKSFFDIKNTSKTSVFQDLINQKISNLLKEESKQKKPAVKNKDNDSASLLASALKNIDLSKKTTKVDNNENDKKITSKEHIDNKILINEKDKLIDTNNILKSNKDLNDGKKLNDIEVINMTHNSSIKKELEQSKEKSNSITINNLENFEKKVGFVLENSKSENLKNAKKESIGLKNQNIQENKTNFENPLNIQNTTIKNQKNEQNTNIVSDIFTSTKEVAKETNETPQDNLNSFVREMNRASNHFVKNQGVHIKETFNDFAQEFKEKVESYKAPVTRFNITLNPNNLGEVEVTLIQRGSNLNISFNSNQNTLNLFIQHQAEFKNSLVNMGFTNLEMNFSDQGKKDQNNQQKHKKNDDREKNKVNFENEIQEKPSLKMVLAKYF, via the coding sequence ATGTCAAATATACACACTGGAGAGGCTTTAAATATATTAAGTCTCTCACCAAAAAACAAAAATACATCCAAAGATACAGAGTCAAACGATAAAGAAGGATTCTTAGAATCTTTAATTCAAGCAATTGATGGAAAAGATTTAAATAATTATAAAACTTCAAATAGTAAAAAATCTCATATAAATAAAAACAGCACTTCTTCAAGCGAAAATAAAATGCTTGATGAAAAAGGTGCTACAAAATTATTTGAAAATGCAAATTTTATGCAAATTTTATCTTTACTAGAAATGTTACAAAGTAATAGTAAAGATATTAAACTTAATAAATTAATCAAAAACAATACAGCAATTTTAAATGTTGAAAAAAATATTCATAAACTAAAAAATATTAAAAATATAAATGAACTTTTAAATATAGCAAAAGATCTTGGTTTGAATGTAAAAAATATTAAATTTGAACAAATACAAGATTTAAAAAAATATTTTCCAAATTTAGATAAAAAAAGTTTTTTTGATATAAAAAACACAAGTAAAACTAGTGTTTTTCAAGATTTAATTAATCAAAAAATTTCAAATTTGTTAAAAGAAGAATCTAAACAGAAAAAACCTGCTGTCAAAAACAAAGATAACGATTCTGCTTCTTTATTAGCTTCTGCATTAAAGAATATTGATTTATCTAAAAAAACTACAAAAGTAGATAACAATGAAAATGATAAAAAAATAACTTCAAAAGAACATATTGATAATAAAATATTGATTAACGAAAAAGATAAGTTAATTGACACAAATAATATTTTAAAATCAAATAAAGATTTAAACGATGGTAAAAAATTAAATGATATAGAAGTAATCAATATGACTCATAATTCTAGCATCAAAAAAGAATTAGAACAATCCAAAGAAAAATCAAATTCTATAACAATTAATAATTTAGAAAATTTCGAAAAAAAAGTTGGTTTTGTATTAGAAAATTCAAAATCAGAAAATTTAAAAAATGCTAAAAAAGAAAGTATTGGTTTAAAAAATCAAAATATCCAAGAAAATAAAACAAATTTTGAAAATCCACTAAATATACAAAACACAACCATAAAAAATCAAAAAAATGAACAAAACACTAATATTGTATCAGATATTTTCACGAGTACAAAAGAAGTTGCAAAAGAAACTAACGAAACTCCACAAGATAATTTAAATTCTTTTGTTAGAGAAATGAATAGAGCCTCTAATCATTTCGTCAAAAATCAAGGAGTACATATAAAAGAAACTTTTAATGATTTTGCCCAAGAATTTAAAGAAAAAGTTGAAAGTTATAAAGCTCCTGTAACTAGATTTAATATCACATTAAATCCAAATAATCTAGGTGAAGTGGAAGTTACTTTAATACAAAGAGGATCAAATCTTAACATTAGTTTTAATTCAAATCAAAATACGCTTAATCTTTTTATACAACACCAAGCTGAATTTAAAAATTCACTAGTAAATATGGGATTTACAAATTTAGAAATGAACTTTAGTGATCAAGGAAAAAAGGACCAAAATAATCAACAAAAACATAAAAAAAATGATGACAGAGAAAAAAATAAGGTGAATTTCGAAAATGAAATTCAGGAAAAACCTAGTTTAAAAATGGTTTTAGCAAAATATTTCTAA
- a CDS encoding HD domain-containing protein — protein MISVELIEHIFKAASISRWNDYPKMINLVELDKQAHKFIIAYFMAKMENDVNVRFVIEAGIFEFLSRVVVTDIRPDVYHEILRQKNTQINAWVLTKIAPMIQNIENGEFLKRYENFLQGEDYTKERLILKAASYFATRWEFNIVYQTSSFLHDIDEIKTKVEEELEDYYELIGARKIALNQKIAKIIDLSGRLRFQKRWAQTPRIPETAVLGHMLVVAILSYFYSLEVKACNSRLENNFYCALFHDLPESLTRDIISPVKYGIDGLNEVINEYEMKLINEKILPFIPLSFRDEFSYILGIREKSEDENIFIKNEFENRIFNNKPSVYSGSLDAVNEDRFKAIDGKALKYCDKLAAFIEAALSISYGVKSKELESGFTGMYEYFKTNPTINGVNFFRICEDIKEYFKI, from the coding sequence ATGATTAGCGTTGAGTTGATAGAACATATTTTCAAAGCTGCTTCTATATCAAGATGGAATGATTATCCTAAAATGATAAATTTGGTGGAGCTTGATAAGCAAGCACATAAATTTATTATCGCATATTTCATGGCGAAAATGGAAAATGATGTCAATGTGCGTTTTGTAATCGAAGCAGGTATTTTTGAATTCTTAAGTCGTGTTGTTGTGACTGATATCCGTCCTGATGTTTATCATGAAATTTTACGTCAGAAAAATACACAGATAAATGCTTGGGTTTTGACTAAAATCGCTCCTATGATACAAAATATTGAAAATGGTGAATTTTTAAAAAGATACGAAAATTTCTTGCAAGGGGAAGACTATACCAAAGAGAGACTTATTTTAAAAGCTGCTTCATATTTTGCTACAAGATGGGAATTTAATATAGTTTATCAAACAAGTTCTTTTTTACACGATATTGATGAGATTAAGACTAAAGTGGAAGAAGAATTAGAAGATTATTATGAACTAATTGGAGCAAGAAAAATAGCATTAAATCAAAAAATTGCTAAAATTATTGACTTAAGTGGACGATTGCGTTTTCAAAAGCGTTGGGCACAAACTCCAAGAATTCCTGAAACTGCAGTTTTAGGACATATGTTAGTGGTGGCTATTTTAAGTTATTTTTATTCTTTAGAGGTAAAAGCTTGCAATAGTAGATTAGAAAATAATTTTTATTGTGCTTTATTTCATGATTTGCCAGAGAGTCTAACGCGAGATATTATAAGTCCTGTTAAATATGGTATAGATGGTTTAAATGAAGTTATCAATGAATATGAAATGAAGTTAATTAATGAAAAAATTTTACCTTTTATTCCTCTGTCTTTTAGAGATGAATTTAGTTATATATTAGGTATTAGAGAAAAATCAGAAGATGAAAATATTTTTATAAAAAATGAATTTGAAAATAGAATTTTTAATAACAAACCTAGTGTTTATAGTGGTAGTTTAGATGCAGTTAATGAGGATCGTTTTAAAGCTATTGATGGAAAGGCGTTAAAATATTGTGATAAACTTGCAGCTTTTATAGAGGCAGCTTTATCTATTAGTTATGGAGTTAAATCAAAAGAATTAGAAAGCGGTTTTACTGGAATGTATGAGTATTTTAAAACAAATCCAACTATCAATGGAGTAAATTTTTTTAGAATATGTGAAGATATCAAAGAGTATTTTAAAATCTAA
- the typA gene encoding translational GTPase TypA → MDNIRNIAVIAHVDHGKTTMVDELLKQSGTFSEREQIAERVMDSNDIEKERGITILSKNTAIDYKGTKINIIDTPGHADFGGEVERVLKMVDGVLLLVDAQEGVMPQTKFVVKKALSLGLKPIVVINKIDKPAADSERVINEIFDLFVALEANDEQLDFAVVYAAAKNGYAKLNLDDSNDNMEPLFKTILERVPAPSGSDENPLQLQVFTLGYDNFVGKIGIARIFNGKVKKNQNVMLAKADGTKVNGRISKLIGFMGLERTDIEEAGTGDIVAIAGFEALDVGDSVVDPNNPMPLDPLHIEEPTLSIVFSVNDGPLAGTEGKHVTSNKIAERLEAEMKTNIAMKYENSGEGKFKVSGRGELQITILAENMRREGFEFCMGRPEVIVKVEDGVKTEPFEHLVIDVPDDFTGVVIEKLGKRKAEMKTMTPTGDGQTRLEFEIPARGLIGFRSQFLTDTKGEGVMNHSFLEFRPFSGAVEKRNNGALISMENGVALGYSLFNLQDRGVLFIEPQTKVYTGMIIGEHSRPNDLDVNPIKGKNLTNVRASGSDDAIKLVPPRKLSLERALEWIEEDELVEVTPQNIRVRKRYLDPTQRKRMEKAKS, encoded by the coding sequence TTGGATAATATTAGGAATATAGCTGTTATAGCTCACGTTGATCATGGTAAAACAACTATGGTAGATGAATTATTAAAACAATCAGGTACTTTTAGCGAGCGTGAACAAATAGCAGAGAGAGTGATGGATAGTAATGACATAGAAAAAGAAAGAGGCATTACTATACTTTCAAAAAATACTGCTATTGATTATAAAGGTACTAAAATTAACATTATTGACACTCCAGGACACGCTGATTTTGGAGGTGAGGTTGAGCGTGTTTTGAAAATGGTAGATGGGGTGTTGCTTTTAGTTGATGCACAAGAAGGAGTTATGCCCCAAACAAAATTTGTGGTAAAGAAAGCTTTGTCTTTAGGACTTAAACCTATAGTTGTAATTAATAAAATTGATAAACCAGCAGCAGATTCTGAGCGCGTAATTAATGAAATTTTTGATCTTTTTGTTGCATTAGAAGCAAATGATGAACAGCTTGATTTTGCTGTGGTTTATGCTGCTGCAAAAAATGGTTATGCAAAACTTAATTTAGATGATAGTAATGATAATATGGAACCGTTATTTAAGACTATTCTTGAGCGTGTTCCAGCACCAAGTGGTAGCGATGAGAATCCTTTGCAACTTCAAGTTTTTACTTTAGGATATGATAATTTTGTGGGCAAAATAGGTATAGCTAGAATTTTTAATGGCAAAGTGAAAAAAAATCAAAATGTGATGCTAGCCAAGGCTGATGGTACAAAAGTAAATGGTAGAATTTCTAAATTAATTGGTTTTATGGGATTAGAGAGGACTGACATTGAAGAGGCTGGAACTGGAGATATAGTAGCTATTGCTGGTTTTGAAGCCTTAGATGTGGGTGATAGTGTGGTTGATCCTAATAATCCTATGCCACTTGATCCTCTTCATATAGAAGAACCAACTTTAAGTATAGTATTTTCTGTTAATGATGGTCCATTAGCAGGTACTGAAGGCAAACATGTAACATCAAATAAAATTGCTGAGCGTTTAGAAGCTGAAATGAAAACAAATATTGCTATGAAATATGAAAATAGTGGTGAAGGAAAATTCAAAGTAAGTGGAAGAGGTGAGCTTCAAATTACTATTTTAGCTGAAAATATGCGTAGGGAAGGTTTTGAATTTTGTATGGGAAGACCTGAAGTTATTGTCAAGGTAGAAGATGGAGTTAAAACTGAACCATTTGAACATTTGGTAATTGATGTTCCAGATGATTTTACAGGAGTTGTAATAGAAAAACTAGGAAAAAGAAAAGCTGAAATGAAAACTATGACCCCAACAGGTGATGGGCAAACTAGACTTGAATTTGAAATTCCAGCACGCGGGCTTATTGGCTTTAGAAGTCAATTTTTGACAGATACTAAAGGTGAAGGTGTAATGAATCATAGTTTTTTAGAGTTTCGTCCATTTAGTGGTGCAGTTGAAAAAAGGAACAACGGGGCATTGATTTCTATGGAAAATGGTGTGGCTTTAGGATATTCTTTATTTAACTTACAAGATAGAGGCGTGTTGTTTATAGAACCTCAAACTAAAGTTTATACAGGAATGATTATAGGCGAACATTCTCGTCCAAATGATTTAGACGTAAATCCAATTAAAGGTAAGAATTTAACCAATGTTAGAGCAAGTGGAAGTGATGATGCTATTAAATTAGTGCCACCTAGAAAATTAAGTCTTGAAAGAGCATTGGAATGGATAGAAGAAGATGAACTTGTTGAGGTTACACCACAAAATATTAGAGTAAGAAAAAGATATCTTGATCCAACTCAAAGAAAACGAATGGAAAAGGCTAAATCTTAA